DNA sequence from the Zavarzinia compransoris genome:
AGGGCTCCAGCGTCACATAGAGATCGAGGCCGGTCAGGCGCTCCTGGCCCAGGCGGGCGCAGGCGGCGCGGATGGCCAGCACCTCGGCATGGGCGGTGGGATCGTTCAATTCGCGGGTGCGGTTGCCGGCGGCGGCGACGATCGCCCGTGTCGCCGGATCGACGATGACGGCGCCGACCGGCACTTCGCCGCGGGCGGCGGCGGCCTCGGCTTCGATCAGGGCGTGGTCCATCGGCGTCTTGGTCATGGCATTGGGAAATTA
Encoded proteins:
- a CDS encoding nucleoside deaminase — its product is MTKTPMDHALIEAEAAAARGEVPVGAVIVDPATRAIVAAAGNRTRELNDPTAHAEVLAIRAACARLGQERLTGLDLYVTLEPCAMCAGAISFARIRRLYFGADDPKGGAVSHGPRFYGQPTCHHAPEVYDGIGGDDAARLLREFFAGRR